The following is a genomic window from Rhizobium sp. NRK18.
TGCCGGCTGCCATGATCAGGCCGATTGCGCCGAACCGCGCTGGTGTTAAGCGTGCAGCCATTACGCCGTGCTTGTTCCTAATTTCCCCGAAATGCGATAGCAGCCGAATCCCCGATTGCCAAGGCATATTAACCATACGAGGCTTTGGGGCGCATTCATGGCCGAATTTAGGCCGCGTTCCGATATCCCGCGGTAATTATGCCGGCGCCGACCAGAAGCGTGCCGCCGGTGCGGTTGACGGCCTTCTGCACCGACGCCTTGCGGATGAAGCCGCGGGCGGTGTCGGCAAGCAGCGCGTAGAGGAAGGCGTTGAGCGACGCGAGAATCAGAAAGGTGGCTTCCATGATCGCCATCTGCTCGAAATAGGGCCGGTCGGGGCTCAGGAACTGCGGAACGAAGGCGATGAAGAAGACGATGCTCTTCGGATTGAGAGCGGTCACGACATAGGTGTGGGCGAGGATATGCAGCGGCCGCTGGTCGGGCAGGTTGTCGTTTTCCGCGATCGGGCCCTTGATGACCGGTGCACGCCAGAGCTTGATGCCGAGATAGACCAGATAGGCGCCGCCGATCCACTTGAAGACCGTGAACAGCGAGGCCGAGGCGGCGAGAACCGCGCCCATGCCGAGCATTGAGGCGGTCATGGCCGTGAAGTCGCCGAGTGCTACGCCGGCGACGGTCGCCGTCGCGACCTTGCGGCCATGGCCGAGCGCATAGGAAATGACCAGCAATATCGTCGGACCGGGAATTGCCAGCATCACGGCGGATGCAACGACAAAGGCCAGCCAGGTTTCGATCTGCATTGCTCATCTCCGGACGCGATTTGGGTGTAGTTGAGAGCAAGCCACCAAAGCGCCGCCCCGTCAAGCGGGGCGGGCTGCCTCATTCTGTCTCGGGCGTCAGTGTTTGGCCGGTGTGATCTTCTGGCCGATATCGTCCATCACGTCCTTGAACCACGGCACCGTCACGTCGAACGCCTTGCCGCCCTTGATGCGCGGGAATTCGATGGCTCTGAGCTTGCCGCCCTGGCCTTCGTCGTGACCGGTCACGCCGGAGATCTTGTTGAGGCCGCATTCGACGGCGAGGTCGACCATGCTGTGGATCAGGCGCAGATCCTCGGCGTTGGCGGGGGCCGAGCGGGCATAGTAGCCGGACTTCTGCACCATCGAGCGTTCGGCCTGCAGGAGCTTGGCGAAATGCTTCTGGAACCAGTTACCGACATTGATGGTGTCGATCTTCACATGGCCGAAGGCGTCGCGCTTGATCTCTTCGCCGGCTGCCTCGCGATCGGCGACGATCTGGTCGAGGCAGGCGCCTTCCGAGACGAACAGAGTGACGAAGCCGGTGCGGTCCATCAGTTCCTTCAGCCGGTCCGCTTCCGCGTCGAGATCGAAGTGCATCTCCGGCAGGTAGAGGCCGTCGATGTTCTTCAGCTCGGTGTTCATCATCATGCCCTCGATGTACTCGTTGTTGCGGGTACGATCGATATAGGCCTTGGCGGTCGCCGCCGTCAGCCAGCCGCAGTGGCGGCCCATGACTTCATGGATGACGAGGGAACGGGGAGCGGCGCTCTGCTCGTTCGACACGTGGTCGAAGAAGCGCGCGCCGACTTCGGCTGCCGTCCAGGCGCCGAGCGACTGGCGGATCGGTACGACGTCGTTGTCGACCGTCTTCGGCAGCCCGACGACGGTCAGCCGGTAGCCGTTAGCATCGAGATAGGCGGCGAGGTCGGCCGCCGTGGTGTTGGTGTCATCGCCGCCGATGGTGTGAAGGATGGTGATGCCGTCCTTGGCGAGGCGCTCGGCTGCGACATGAAGCGGGTTTTCGCCTTCCTTGATCAGGCCGTTCTTGAGGCAGTCCGCGACGTTGGTCAGCTTGACGCGGCTGTTGCCGATCGGCGAGCCGCCATAGCGGTGTAGTACATGCGCCTTCTCGCGCATCTCGCTTGTGATCTCGATCTTGTAGTCCATCAGCAGGCCGCGATAGCCCGACTTGTAGGCGACGATCTCGGCATCGGGCGCGATGTCGGTATATCGTTCGATCAGACCGCCGACCGCGGAGGAAAGGCAAGGCGCAAGCCCGCCCGCCGTCAAAATTCCCACCTTCTGCTTTGCCATGAAATCTCCCTTTCGTCCGGCGTCGCTAACCCCAGCCGCCGACGGTGGCATGGATGCTGCACTGCGCAAGCGCTGTAAAGTGAAGTTTTGAAGAAATTCAGACCAAATTTCAAAGGATGATAGCAAATATGTGATCGCGATGGCCCCATGGTTGAAACCGATCCGCCTTGCAAATCACATGCGAATTTGGTCAATCTGATCGCATGGAAAACAATGTTGTGCCGCAGGCGGCCGGAATGTCTTTGTGGGAACGGCTTTTGAACTCGGTGACGCTGACCGCGTCATCGGCGCTGTCCGCGCTGATCGAAGCCGTGCGGACCAAGTTCGAGGGTGATCCCGAAACCCGCCGCAAGGTCGCCTTTTCGGTGGCTGTCATAGCGCTGTCCGCCAAGATGGCAAAGGCAGACGGTATCGTCACGATGGACGAGGTCGACGCGTTCCGGCGGATCTTCGACTTTCCGGAGAGCGAAGCGAAGAATGTCGCGCGTCTCTACAATCTTGCCCGCCAGGATATTGCCGGCTTCGAATCCTATGCCGAGCGGCTCGCCGCCATGTGCACGTCATGCGATACGAATTGCGCGATCCTCGAGGATGTGATCGACGGGCTGTTTCACATCGCCAAGGCCGACGGTCTCCTGCACGAGAAGGAATTGGCCTTCCTCGAGCGGGTGGCGGAGATATTTAGTATCGATGAGCTGCGCTTCGAGCAGATCTTGGCGCGCCACGTCTATGTCGAGGGCAGGGACCCTTACATTGTTCTTGGTGTTTCGCCGAACGACGACTTTTCGAAGATCAAGGCGCGTTACCGGGTGCTGGTGTCCGAAAACCATCCCGACAAGCTTACCGCCCGCGGCATTCCGGAAGAGTTTCATGCGCTCGCCAATGACAAGATGGCGGCGCTGAATGCCGCCTATGCGGCGATCGAGAAGGAACGCCGGGCAGCATGACGGCATTCGAGGCCGATTTTCCGGGCGCGACCGTTCTGCCGTCGCCCAATCATGGCGAGCGCCGCGACGGTCAGACGCCGGACATGATCATCCTGCATTACACCGGCATGCCGACGGCGGAAGCGGCTCTCGGCTGGCTGAGGAATGTCGAGAGCGAAGTATCCAGCCATTACTTCGTCGATGAGGCGGGCGTCATCTCGCAGCTCGTTCCGGAAGAACGGCGTGCGTGGCATGCGGGCAAAAGTCTCTGGGCCGGTCGCACGGACATCAATTCCTGCTCGATCGGCATCGAAATCGCCAATCCCGGTCACCCTGGCGGACTGCCGGATTTTCCGGAAAGACAGATCGCGGCGGTCGTCGAATTGTGCAGGAATTGTGTCGAACGGTGGCAAATAGCCCCTGAAAGGGTGCTCGGTCACTCCGATATCGCCCCTGTTCGCAAGGTCGATCCGGGCGAAAATTTCCCATGGAACAAATTGCATGATTCGGGCGTTGGCCACTGGGTCGAGCCTTCATCTATCACCGGTGGACGCTTTTTCCAGCGCGGTGACGAGGGGCAGCCGGTGGAGGCGTTGCAGTCGATGCTGTCCTTCTACGGGTATGGCATTGAAATCACTGGCCGATTCTGCGAAAAAACCGAAGGCGTCGTGGCTGCTTTCCAGCGTCATTTCCGGCCCGCTCTGGTTGACGGAATTGCGGATTTTTCAACGATCGATACGCTTCATCGGCTTCTGACTTCGCTGCCGCGCTATACCTCCTGAAACCATGAAAATGCGCAGTCGCGCGACGGCCGGATTTCGGTCGTCATTGGCAAATTATTGCGTTGCCACATATTTTTCTCATTGCATTGTTCTAACGAAGCCACTGAACCGCGCCCGTCAAGCAAAGCGATGCTAACGGGATGTACGTTTAATCGATAGGGTCAGGCTTACGGGGACATCCCAAAGAAAGCATTCCTCCGCTCGCGTCTTTTTACATGACGCGGGCTTGGTGATCCTTTGT
Proteins encoded in this region:
- a CDS encoding LysE family translocator, translated to MQIETWLAFVVASAVMLAIPGPTILLVISYALGHGRKVATATVAGVALGDFTAMTASMLGMGAVLAASASLFTVFKWIGGAYLVYLGIKLWRAPVIKGPIAENDNLPDQRPLHILAHTYVVTALNPKSIVFFIAFVPQFLSPDRPYFEQMAIMEATFLILASLNAFLYALLADTARGFIRKASVQKAVNRTGGTLLVGAGIITAGYRNAA
- a CDS encoding pyrophosphate--fructose-6-phosphate 1-phosphotransferase translates to MAKQKVGILTAGGLAPCLSSAVGGLIERYTDIAPDAEIVAYKSGYRGLLMDYKIEITSEMREKAHVLHRYGGSPIGNSRVKLTNVADCLKNGLIKEGENPLHVAAERLAKDGITILHTIGGDDTNTTAADLAAYLDANGYRLTVVGLPKTVDNDVVPIRQSLGAWTAAEVGARFFDHVSNEQSAAPRSLVIHEVMGRHCGWLTAATAKAYIDRTRNNEYIEGMMMNTELKNIDGLYLPEMHFDLDAEADRLKELMDRTGFVTLFVSEGACLDQIVADREAAGEEIKRDAFGHVKIDTINVGNWFQKHFAKLLQAERSMVQKSGYYARSAPANAEDLRLIHSMVDLAVECGLNKISGVTGHDEGQGGKLRAIEFPRIKGGKAFDVTVPWFKDVMDDIGQKITPAKH
- a CDS encoding J domain-containing protein; the protein is MSLWERLLNSVTLTASSALSALIEAVRTKFEGDPETRRKVAFSVAVIALSAKMAKADGIVTMDEVDAFRRIFDFPESEAKNVARLYNLARQDIAGFESYAERLAAMCTSCDTNCAILEDVIDGLFHIAKADGLLHEKELAFLERVAEIFSIDELRFEQILARHVYVEGRDPYIVLGVSPNDDFSKIKARYRVLVSENHPDKLTARGIPEEFHALANDKMAALNAAYAAIEKERRAA
- a CDS encoding N-acetylmuramoyl-L-alanine amidase; amino-acid sequence: MTAFEADFPGATVLPSPNHGERRDGQTPDMIILHYTGMPTAEAALGWLRNVESEVSSHYFVDEAGVISQLVPEERRAWHAGKSLWAGRTDINSCSIGIEIANPGHPGGLPDFPERQIAAVVELCRNCVERWQIAPERVLGHSDIAPVRKVDPGENFPWNKLHDSGVGHWVEPSSITGGRFFQRGDEGQPVEALQSMLSFYGYGIEITGRFCEKTEGVVAAFQRHFRPALVDGIADFSTIDTLHRLLTSLPRYTS